The sequence GTTTTTGAAACAACAACATCCCAATCTGATATCCGCCCACCAGCAGCTGCTATTTAAATAAGAAATCGAAACACGTCTGGTGAAGCACTTAATTTTGTCCTCGGATGCctccattgttgtttttttaaatctctggACTGCCACGCCTAATTCAGACTCTAGCGACATGTTCTCCTCAGCAAGAGGAGATTTCCCTCTTAGATTTCTGCCTTTGTGTCGCAAACAGGTATGGTAATAAACCAGTGTCTGGGTTGTACTGGGCGAGCGGAGGGCTCATATTACAAAATACTGCTCCATTACGAAACATTGCACACGGAAAACCAACATGTTAGGATTTCCTGACTACAACCCTTGTCCCTGACAAATATGTGCAGggatttatttacttttgtgCTTCTACCCAATACTTAAGGTTCCCTCAAGCCTTCTGGTACCTCCCTCTTGTGTATGAGTGGTACTTTCTACCTACACAAGCAAAAAGACCTCCTGCCTGAACATTGGCAGGAAAGGGAATAATAATGGCCGTAAAGCTTACCTGAAATATAGGTTTTGCCTGTACCATACTACTTTTCTCCTGCAATGAGCAGGGAATACAGGGGACTGGCGGCTCTGTTCTGGGTTGCACTTTctgaagcccaagaggcttggtcaGCCTCACACAGGAAGACAAGAGCCCACCACAGGCCATGCCTCAGAATCTTCTGCAATGTGCTAGGATACCTTGGCAGAAGAGTCAATatggaaagtaaaaaaggtcaACATTTGGGAAACCTCCATCCTGCTTCATGTCCTAAGGAACGTGTACCAAGGAAATGTACCTCCAGATTTATTtcataacaaaatttatataccacttaaccgTAGTAAAACCTCTTAAGTAGTTTACAAGGAACGTCAAGCGCTTTgcaataaatggggggggggggacttgataTTGCAAACAGGTCATTAAGATGTCACGAAAGGGCTGTCAGCAACAGGATTTTTGTTTAGATTTCAGCACTAGATTTTCCACAGAAATAGGAAATCTGGATTAAaggtgagggggggggacaacagGCTGACATTTTGATCTGTGTGAACAATGCAAGAGAACATTTTAAGCATctggcttcctcccaaagaattcagcaaactgtagtttgttaagggtgctgggaactctaggtctgtgagggataaactacagttcggGGGGGAAAGCCATATGCTTTAAACatgttaaatgtatggtgtggaagtGAACACACACTTATTTGCACTCACAGAACAGAGGATCAGCTATCATCACAGGAGCAGCAATACAGAAAAGAACAGGAGCAGCATGCAATAAGCTGGGTTTTAGGGCGCAAgggccttgtgtgtgtgtttctgctagGCGAGCTAGGATCAGGCTGTCTTCTGTGCATGGATGAAGAAGATCCCTTGCACATCATCCACACCAATCTTCAGGCTCGGCGGCATGACGTAGGAGCGGAAGTTGTGGGTGCGATAGCCGCTCTTGGCGAAGGATTCCTTGACATCTGCCTCGCTGACGGGCACGACTGACAGCTTGGCTTCTCCAGCCAAATAGAAGGACTCATCCAAAGCCCCGATCATGAGGAAGTGGCCACCAGGCTTGAGAAGCGTTGTGACGTTCCGCAGGGCCCGGTCGAAACTCGGTCGGTCAGGGCTCACGGCTTCCAGGCAGAAAGCAGAGACCAAAGCATCGGCTGGTTGGCTGAGAGAGGAACCTAGAGGTTTGGCCTGGTGGACATCGATGGGAAGGATCCTTCTGAGTTTCTTCTTCAGCTTTTGCTCTTTTTCCTTCCACGGTTCCCTAAATAAATAATCATttgttatttatatgctgcccatctgactaggttgccccagccactccgggaggCTTTCAAAACAAatcataaaaccacagtaaaacatcacacattaaaaactccagatgtcttctaaaagtcagatagttgtttctgaATCTAAAAAGGAGCAAAGtcagaaggaaaaaaatatgagaaatctaaagaaggagaaagaaagagaaaaggaatagAGGGGGGAGGACtgaagaaagataaaataaaaggACTTCCAGCTCTCTGCGGCTACATATGATATTTATTCTTTAAGATCCAACCATTCTATCCTCTATAAACCAGcattttttcaatcttcaaatcCAGATATTACAAGCTCATTTTCTCTTTCGCACAAAAAGTCCATAAGAAATTTCCAATCCTCAACAAATGTTGGTAATGATTTCTCTCTAATTAAACATGTTAGCCGTCTCAGCCAAGTCCAATAATTTTATCAGCCATTCTTCTATAGTGGGTAAGGCTGTGCTTTTCTTTGTGCGTATAGCAGTCTTTGTGCATATAGCAGTCTTGCCGCAGTAATCATATATTGTAGGTGTTTTATATTATAAAAAAGGTGCTTTGTAATGGGTATACTTAGATGGCCATAGGTTTCCCATCCCTCTGCTAAGCTCTTTGTCACCTGCACTGCACAGCCAGTACCtctatatctacttgcacttcatgctttcaaactgctaggttggcaggagctgggacaaagcaacaggagctcaccccatcgcagggatttgaaccgccgaccttctgatcggcaagcccaattggctcagtggtttagaccacagcgccagcagCCAGGTAAGGCATGGTAGATCACAGGTAACCATGATTGCATCCCCAGGCTTATTCCTTGGGAAGCCATGCCTCTCTCTCCAGCATTTATTTCTTACCCATTGCCTTCAATCTTACAGGTATACTGGATGTAAGGGGACCAGTCAAAGCAGCTGGAGTCTTCACCGAGCACCCAGTTCTGTATCTCGGCCCGATTCACTTCCAGGTAGTCTGTGGCCACTATCTCCTCAAAGTAGTCGCAGGCACTGAGGAGCTGATAAATGGTGGGGCCTGTGCCAATATCAATAAGGGTGCGGCCGCAGATTTCCCCTGCAAGGAGTGAGAATAAAGAACTAAGGTGCAATCATATCTggcgataaacaactaccgtacttttcgctctataagacgcaccagaccacaagacgcacctagtttttggaggaggaaaacaagaaaaaaaatattctgaatttcagaagccagaacagcaagagggatcactacacagtgaaagcagcaatccctcttgctgttctggcttctgggatagttgcacagcctgcattcgctccataagacgcacacacatttcccctttttaggagggaaaaagtgagtcttatagagcaaaaaatacggtacataaaataCTGGAAACCtcttagaaaataaataaatctgtattcATAATGAGGGTGGAGGGGGAGTGCAAGTCTTTCCCAAATACAATCATAAAAGAGGATTCAATACCCTGGCCCCTAATTTTCTGTTCAGAAATGACCTTCTCATAAGGTGAAGGGTGGAAGTCAAATGGCTAAAGTCGTATCTTGAGGAGAAACCTAGAATCCAGGCTACTCGGTTCCCTTTTCTGTTTGTGTGGGGAAATGTAATGGAGATgcctgctgcaaatgctccccttctCCCACTCCCCGACCCCAACAGATTTGATCCCATGGAGGCGCAGCTCACTGGAAGATTTCCCACCGAAATTATATTGAGAGGCAAGCAGGATCCAGTACTTGTGATACAGTAGTTCAGGAGATACAGGAAAAACAGCACCTGCCAAAATTGCCGCTTCTAATAAAATATCACAGGCACAAGAGGCTTGTATTCTATTGCATTTGGTCACCTTATCGCTGATTGACAAAATGCCCAAGGGAAAGTCAGATAGAAGCTCCCAGCCAATCAAGGCCTGGAGGAATGAGGCACAGCTTGAAAGATGGTCCTGTTTTCTGGATCTTTCCAAGCCAGCCGAGTTGTAAGAATCTGCACACGAATTGCATTTTAAGTCTTCCACATAGCCGGAAGAGCGGTTCCATATTGTGATGTCTCGCAAGCCACCTACCAAACTAGCATCCCTTTCACTCCACATCGCAACACGCTGTCTGGCAAGAGAAGCCTAGGCATCTGGGTCCTCCTTCACACCTTGTAGAAGTGACTCAGTCGCCTCCAGGATCCCCCTGCCCATAAGGATCCTCCCCTCTCATTGGTCAATTGCCCTTCTCACACTCATGATCTCACTGATTAAGCTAGATaaaatgtctttctttctttctttctttctttctttctttccttctgtttatacatttcactaattttacattcattttgatatttcaaaacttggcttccttccccctctgtaTGCAGTTccttaaaatagtttttaatatcttctgcatatccaaattaacttaatttgctcatttattcatcttctttaaatatatactcttataaaactgcaggttattacaataatcctgtccATGTTTTTATccgtttataatttatctgtaaatagtcaataaaccatttccattcatatatatatatatgtgtgtgtgtatatatatgtgtgtgtgtgtgtgtgtgtgtgtgtgtgtgtgtgtatatatatatatgttatcttgatttcgtattcttccggtaagtttcctcgtttctgcatatttctgcatccATTCTTCCTTACTACaaggccaccacatatgataaaaagaaccttctaaGCTGGATAAAATGTGGCAGTGTGGTCTCCTACTTTGGCTGTGTACATTCAtttaagaatacacacacacacacacacacacaccttgccgCCAAAaggctcctgggaactgtacacACAGAACTACACTTTTTGTGCCACCCCCAAACTAAGTAATTGACACAGCAAATTGGGACCACAAGTTAATGCCCACCCCCAAATCCAACCTTGTCCAATTAGCACTTACAGTAACTTTGGCATCAGTTGTGGGTTTTATTTGGAGGGGGGACCTGAAATTTCAGGGCCACATGTTAATGGAGCTCTTGCAAAGTCCCATGGCAGGAACCTACCACAGTAGATCACAGCAGGAATCTATCACAGTCTATCAAAGCAGCCTGCTTTGCGAGATGGCTCAGCCGCTCTGCAAACTTTGCAAGAGAACTCAGTTAATTTCAAGTCGCCACCTTTCCTAAACTTAAGTGCCAAGCAGCGCAGAGCAAAGATCTTATAGGCAGACCCCACCCCAGCAGCTCAGTTTACCTCCTGCTTCTTGACTCCTGTTTCGTTTATTTGCCAGCAGATGAAAAGATAAAGAGGTTATGATTTACAAACCGTACGGACTAGCAGATTGCAACTAATATATCAGTCTGTAAGATTGCCAGAGTATCAGGATTGTATTCAACGAAGATCTATTCGGAGAAGACCTGCTCAAATTCATGAACCTGGATTAGTCATGTCCCTTAACTCTGACTaagactagcattggctacaatcCTCAGTATTTGGTGCAAAGTTTCAGGGCTCTAGAAACAGGCACAGCTCAGAAATCCAATTAAGAAATTGATTTAagagaagtattttttttttaagggagaaatTGTAATCACTATCAATATGAAAATAAAACACCAGACCAGAAAGCTGGCCTGTCTAGTCCTATGCTAAGCAAGCTAATGGAGCAAAGACTTACACCTGCGATCACTTCTGTGGTTGATAGCCTCTGGCGATGGTTAAAAAAACGAGTGACTTGGGCTGCATGCGCACCATCTAAAGAGCATTTAATGAATCCTAAGGATGCTGGAACTCAAAATGGCACTAAACTAGCACTAAACTTTGGCATTGGTTTCAGGGGAAAGCAAAATTTTGGGGCCACACATTAATGGAGCTTCTTACAAGGCCAAAATCTCACCCAATCTAAGTCAGTTGCCTGGGTTCAGCTAACTATTtaatgttaattaattaattaattaattaattaattaattatgaaCTATGACCTTCTAGGACCTCAGCATCTTTctaacattaattaattaattaattaattaattaattaatgttaattaattaattaattaatgttaattaattaattaattaattaattaatgttagAAAGATGCTGAGGTCctagaaggtcatagttcaggttttgcaaagcattttactCCCCACCCTCCAAGTTTACAAAggagctctctctttttttgcaatgcactttTTTCAAATTTAGACAGCTCCGCATTTGGGAAGCTTACTTCTGATGGATGGTGACGTTGTCAAGGAAAAGGTAAAAATGACCCAGAGGCATGGCCTGCCCAAGACATATTGGCACCTGAGGCCGAACCACTAAATGGTGCCTGCCTcccagccagggaagaaggaggggaatgaagatctacatcaggaacaaaggaagaaTAAAGGTTTGCGTTGGGATCTGCTCCCCCTGTGAATCCTGCTGCTTGAGGCGGGCGTCTCACCTTGCcccatgggtgggccggccctgtcaAGAGGCAAGGCGGAAGATTTTCAAACGAGACAAAGGGAGATCACCTTTGAAACCCAGGTTTGCTAAGGAAAACAATTACAGGTCTACCTACCCGTGGCAAAGGCATCTGCCAGGCAGCGAAGTTTCCAGGGCACTGCAAACTCTTCGCTCGTGAAGTTGGCACGGGGTGGCATGTAGTTGTTTTGCAGGTAGGCCCGAGGGTTGAACTTCTGGTAGCTTTCGGCCACAGCCGCGATACCATTGGTGCTCATGGCTGGGGAAATGCTTGGCTGTGTCCGGCTCACGCAACCGGCTCTGGGTGAGTGGCTTTATAGCCCAGGCTGACCGAATGCAATTAGTCCCGAGTACTTTGGGCTGATACCATCAGGATCAGCCTGCGGGGCCTGTCTAAATTGGGGCCATTTCTCTCGCACACTCTTCCGCTCGCCGTGGAGTAATTGAGAAGACCTTTCCAGGAGCTTGATGGAGGTCCTGGCAACGCTGGGGGCGAGGGAACGGATTGCTTTATCTCGCACTGGATAGTCGTTTAATAACTCTATTGAAAGGACACTTTATTGAGGCTGTTCATCCAGTATAACCAAATTACTGTCAGGAACTAGGATGGGCTGGGCGGGGGAGTCTATGTCATTTGTCAGGGAAGAGCCCCGCTGGCAGAAGGTTAGACAGCACCCCCTTCCACGCAAGAGGCAGGGGGGCCTGCAAATCACCCCACTCCTCCTACAACAGAGGAGACTGTCTAGTGGTTTTTACTATTAAGCCCTCTTCTCAGAGAACTGTGAGATTTGTACCTCCGTGAAGGGAATAGagttctcctagcaactctcagccccttaacaaactccagttcccagaattttgggggagaagccatgactgtttacagtggcacttttccttaggacgtccctattttcatcacagaaatgttggagggtatggagttatctgactcccGGGCCGTCTGACGGCAATTCTGTATAGagaagggcttttaaaaaaatgtttaatgttttattatgtttgtgtatatgttggaagctgcccagagtggctggggcaacacagtcagatgttgttgttgttgtttagtcgtttagtcatgtccgactcttagtgagcccatggaccagagcacgccaggcactcctgtcttccactgcctcccgcagtttggtcaaactcatgctggtagcttcgagaacactgtccaaccgtctcgtcctctgtcatccccttctccttgtgccctccgtctttcccaacatcagggtcttttccagggagtctcctcttctcatgaggtggccaaagtattggagcctcagcttcacgatctgtccttccagtgagcactcagggctgatttccttcagaatggagaggtttgatcttcttgcagtccatgggactctcaagagtctcctccagcaccataattcaaaagcagtcagatgggtggggtttaaatagtaaaactattgttattgttatggaATAGGGCGCCCCTgttttcatgagagaaatgttggagggtatgcatgccTACGCTTCTAACCGTTTGTCCTCACAATGACCCTGTGTGGCAGGCTAGGTTGTGAGAGGATGACTTGGCCTCAAGTGACCTTTGTACCAGGATTTGAGCCCAGTCCTCTTGCCTGGTCAAGGCCTGACACACCACTCACTGGTTTTCCTTCTCTTTGCCACCCTCTGCTTTCCCTCCAACCAATAGCTCCCACAATCtcttgcacacacagagagacatgtgCATCAAGAGTCCTGCCCTCTCAGTCCTGCCCTCTCTGCCCACAACACTCCTTACTGAGTGACTTTTTTGCCCAGTCAGCTTGTCACGTTGCCCCCTGTCCCCACCTCACCCTATAGGAGGAGACAGCTCAATCCACTCAGGACATTTTCTCCCCGTTATGCCAAAGTTTTGACATTCTGTCTCTGGGGCTGATCGAAAGTGCCTTTGAACCTGGCACTGTGTCTGTGCgagagagaagaagggaaggagggagggctgTTGGTCCTCCTGAAACTAGAGTGGggtagtgaggggagggggaatgagtgGGTGGAAAGATCTTTCTTTCCCAATGACTTCATCCCCCAGACGCGTCGTTACTCAGCTGTGCTGGCTCAGTGCAAACCTCTCTGGCCAGTGAATCCCGTAacccttccatccatccatcaccaAATGCCTTTCTGAATCGCATCCCCTTGCTCGTAACTTCTCTTCGTCAGAGGCAGGACACCTAAGTTCGTTTCATTCTCCAGAAAGTTCCAGAAATTCTGCTGAAATTTCATGTCAGCATAGTGACATCGTAGGGACC comes from Podarcis raffonei isolate rPodRaf1 chromosome 13, rPodRaf1.pri, whole genome shotgun sequence and encodes:
- the PNMT gene encoding phenylethanolamine N-methyltransferase — protein: MSTNGIAAVAESYQKFNPRAYLQNNYMPPRANFTSEEFAVPWKLRCLADAFATGEICGRTLIDIGTGPTIYQLLSACDYFEEIVATDYLEVNRAEIQNWVLGEDSSCFDWSPYIQYTCKIEGNGEPWKEKEQKLKKKLRRILPIDVHQAKPLGSSLSQPADALVSAFCLEAVSPDRPSFDRALRNVTTLLKPGGHFLMIGALDESFYLAGEAKLSVVPVSEADVKESFAKSGYRTHNFRSYVMPPSLKIGVDDVQGIFFIHAQKTA